One Ranitomeya imitator isolate aRanImi1 chromosome 1, aRanImi1.pri, whole genome shotgun sequence DNA window includes the following coding sequences:
- the LOC138663876 gene encoding olfactory receptor 6C3-like, with protein MTISCSSHSCSLYPSNNLMNGTIVTEFVLLGFHLAPHLRIFVFYLIFICYTVTLMGNFIILYLVFSDQRLHFPMYYFLCNLAAMDIFFINTVVPGMLNGFVQETVHISLELCLTQSFIYFLIGTAEFLLFAVMSFDRYLAICRPLHYTIIMHRKMCIRLIAGVWLGSFFIIAFPSVLVCKLNFCNNLIDDFFCDSQPLLANSCTETTMIELLSVFGVCSLYISVLITIISYIKIVLEVLKIDSADGRVKTLSTCSSHAVVVTLIYSSCIFLYAKPSRDLAANFDKEVAILNTVVVPLLNPFIYTLRNQTVRRSFSDVFLMKNKK; from the coding sequence ATGACAATATCTTGCTCCAGTCATTCTTGCTCTCTGTATCCCAGTAACAATCTGATGAACGGCACTATCGTCACTGAATTTGTTCTTTTGGGGTTTCATTTGGCTCCACATTTGAGAATATTTGTATTTTACCTAATATTTATATGTTACACTGTCACATTGATGggcaattttattattttatatttagtCTTTTCTGACCAAAGACTTCACTTTCCTATGTATTATTTCCTGTGTAATTTAGCTGCCATGGACATCTTCTTTATTAATACTGTGGTTCCAGGTATGTTGAATGGATTTGTACAAGAAACAGTTCACATTTCTTTAGAATTATGCCTCACTCAGTCTTTTATTTACTTTTTAATTGGAACTGCAGAATTCCTCCTTTTTGCAGTAATGTCCTTTGACCGATACTTAGCTATTTGCCGCCCGCTACATTACACTATTATTATGCACAGAAAGATGTGTATTCGGCTAATAGCTGGAGTGTGGCTTGGATCATTTTTCATCATTGCCTTTCCTTCTGTTTTAGTATGTAAACTGAATTTTTGTAATAATTTAATTGATGATTTCTTCTGTGATAGTCAGCCTCTTCTTGCAAATTCTTGCACAGAAACAACTATGATTGAATTGCTATCAGTTTTCGGTGTATGCTCATTATATATTTCTGTACTTATTACGATCATCTCTTATATAAAGATAGTTCTAGAAGTACTGAAAATTGATTCAGCTGATGGAAGAGTAAAGACTTTGTCCACTTGTTCTTCACACGCTGTTGTTGTCACACTGATATACAGTAGTTGCATATTTTTATATGCCAAGCCATCACGAGATCTTGCGGCTAATTTCGATAAAGAAGTTGCCATCTTGAACACTGTAGTGGTTCCTTTGCTCAATCCTTTTATATACACATTAAGAAATCAGACAGTTAGAAGATCATTCTCTGATGTTTtcctgatgaaaaataaaaaataa
- the LOC138663964 gene encoding olfactory receptor 6M1-like translates to MDIFFINTVVPGMLNGFANEIFHISLELCLTQSFIYFLVGTAEFLLFAVMSFDRYLAICRPLHYTIIMHRQMCIRLIAGVWLGSFFTIAFPFILIFNLNFCNNLIDDFFCDLQPLLDNSCTDTTLIELLSAVGVCSLYISVLITIISYVKIVLEVLKINSDDGRVKTLSTCSSHAVVVTLIYSSCIFLYAKPSQGHGANFNKEVAILNTVVVPLLNPFIYTLRNQTVRKSFSDILQIEKQK, encoded by the coding sequence ATGGACATCTTCTTTATTAACACTGTGGTTCCAGGTATGTTAAATGGATTTGCAAATGAAATATTCCACATTTCTTTAGAATTATGCCTCACTCAGTCATTTATTTACTTTTTAGTTGGAACTGCAGAATTTCTTCTTTTTGCAGTAATGTCGTTTGACCGATACTTAGCTATTTGCCGCCCTCTACATTACACTATAATTATGCACAGACAGATGTGTATTCGGCTTATAGCTGGAGTGTGGCTTGGATCATTTTTCACCATTGCCTTTCcttttattttaatatttaatcTGAATTTTTGTAATAATTTAATTGATGATTTCTTTTGTGATCTTCAGCCTCTTCTTGACAATTCTTGCACAGATACAACTCTGATTGAATTACTATCAGCTGTTGGTGTATGCTCATTATATATTTCTGTACTTATTACAATAATCTCATATGTAAAGATAGTCCTAGAAGTACTGAAAATTAATTCAGATGATGGAAGAGTAAAGACTTTGTCCACTTGTTCTTCCCACGCTGTTGTGGTCACACTGATATACAGCAGTTGCATATTTTTATATGCCAAGCCATCACAAGGTCATGGAGCTAATTTTAATAAAGAAGTTGCCATCTTGAACACTGTAGTGGTTCCTTTGCTCAATCCTTTTATCTACACACTAAGAAATCAGACAGTTAGAAAATCGTTCTCTGATATTTTACAGATCGAAAAACAAAAATAA